The Syntrophorhabdaceae bacterium sequence ACGGCGCCCCGGCCGGGATGACGACCGATGGGGGGGCGTGGCAGGATTCCCTGGGCCGGGACTTTGATTTTATTCTCGACTCCCTTCCGGGCGACCCGGGGCCGAGAGAGATCATCATCCCCCACAATGCGGCCCGCACGCGGGAGCTCGACATTCAAAAGGGGGACATCCTCATCGGCCGTCCCATGGGCATGTCCTGCGGATGCCCCGTCACCCACTGCGGGGTCGCAATGGACGTGGACCAGACGAACGGGGTCATCACCTGGTGCGTGACCGGACCGTTGAACCCGCGGGCACAGGGATTCAAGGACGTGGGATACTATTCTGCCCAGGCCTACGAGGGGGTAGTGAACTCCTCGAAGGCGGACCTGAAGATCGGGATGCGATATTTCTTCATGCCCCATCGGTGTATGCTCCAGTGGCGCCACTCGGGGCTCGTGAATTTCATCAACACCTTCAAGGGTCAGAAGGCAATCAGGCTGGAAGGGCTCTTCATAGGCTAAGGCGCTTCGGCGCCCATGGGAAAGAACATTACCGGCGGATATTTCCGTCTCTTGTTGTGGGGCGGCCCCTATCCCGCGGCATCCGGCCCGCGGCATAGAATGCCGCATAAGAGAGGAGCAGGGAGAAGACAGCCACTATCAAGGCAAGGGACTTTCCCTGAAATAGGCCGCCGGCCCAGTGCCTGAATTGGGTGGCGAGGACATTTGACTTGCCGCCGTAGAGCTCCAAGTCCCGGAGATAGCTTTTCGAATCTTCGGGCCTTACCGGGTAAGCCGACTCATCGCCCCCCTCGTAGCCCAGCACGCGAGGGGGCTCATCGATCGCCGACTGGTATATGGCCACGGCGGAACCGAGGCCCGCGAGAAGGACGAAAACGCTTCCTATGGTGAGCCATATGCGGAGATTCATCTTCTTCCCTCATTCAATGACCAATTGTGCTGCCCTTTCGAAAGACTGTCAAGAGAAAAGGAGCTCCGGAGTAACCCCTCAGTCAGATCAAACCTGTTTAGCCGCGGATAACTTCGGATAAAACCGGATGAAAGCAGATGAAAGAGAATGACTTGATTTGCCCGGCCGACTTTGGCCGGTCAAATACTCCCGGCCCTGCGGGGCTGGAGAGTGTCCCACCGGTAGCGTCGCCGGTTGGACAGGTAAGATGCTTTATCCGCCCTTATCCGGTTTTATCCGCGGCGAAAAAAAGGGTTTTGGACCTTCGAGGCGCCTACACGCTTCGGCGGCCCTTCACCGGATCAGGGGGCGGACCTTTTCCCGGGCGCCCTGCCGGTCCTGCCCATCTTGCCTATGGCCATCGAGATCATCACACCTC is a genomic window containing:
- a CDS encoding (Fe-S)-binding protein, giving the protein MNENKEGKETFLESLPGLDCGLCGSRTCETFADSLIEKPGNVEKCIHLHKETIKMNPEAPTKTCRGCDGAPAGMTTDGGAWQDSLGRDFDFILDSLPGDPGPREIIIPHNAARTRELDIQKGDILIGRPMGMSCGCPVTHCGVAMDVDQTNGVITWCVTGPLNPRAQGFKDVGYYSAQAYEGVVNSSKADLKIGMRYFFMPHRCMLQWRHSGLVNFINTFKGQKAIRLEGLFIG